A stretch of Kaistella flava (ex Peng et al. 2021) DNA encodes these proteins:
- a CDS encoding ParA family protein gives MIITFATQKGGTGKTTLAIAFANYISTISKRKLNVFDFDFQKSFYHKWKEDEALNLPKLYEVEIIEEEVEQPFSDFETIIGLKESEDINLFDLAGTLDEKYIDLLIYSDFIIIPFEYSDVSAKSTLVFVNLMGQLESQAERIFIRSKYDKGYKYLNQEGMDSEIVKYGILLKNPVFKRNCLQTISTRELTKHQKYAVKNSLDELINCINGSLEISL, from the coding sequence ATGATTATCACTTTTGCAACTCAGAAAGGAGGAACCGGTAAAACTACACTTGCCATTGCCTTTGCTAATTACATTTCGACAATTTCAAAAAGAAAGCTTAATGTCTTTGATTTTGATTTTCAAAAATCATTTTACCACAAATGGAAGGAAGATGAAGCGCTGAATCTTCCAAAGCTTTACGAAGTTGAAATTATAGAGGAGGAAGTGGAGCAGCCATTTTCCGATTTTGAAACCATTATTGGACTTAAAGAAAGTGAAGATATTAACCTGTTTGATTTGGCAGGAACGCTTGATGAAAAATATATCGATTTATTGATTTATAGCGATTTCATCATTATCCCTTTTGAATATTCTGATGTCTCTGCAAAATCAACTTTAGTATTTGTCAATTTAATGGGACAGTTGGAAAGCCAGGCAGAACGCATTTTTATTCGGTCAAAATATGATAAAGGCTATAAATATCTTAATCAAGAAGGAATGGATTCGGAAATAGTAAAATATGGTATTCTATTGAAGAACCCTGTTTTTAAAAGGAATTGTCTACAAACAATTAGTACGAGAGAACTAACGAAACATCAAAAATATGCAGTTAAAAACTCATTGGATGAGCTCATTAATTGTATCAACGGATCGCTGGAAATTTCGCTTTAA